In Deltaproteobacteria bacterium, the DNA window GTGCCTGATTTTCGTCTCGTGGACTATTTTGTCTCCCTCATGAGCACGGAGAGCTCTCCGGGGCTTGACGGAAGACTTGGCAATCAAGAACGTCTCAAACGGGATCTGGCCACCCTTGGGGTCTTCGACCCTGCCATGGCGACCTATCTGCTCTTTCGCCAAAGGGAATACGAAAAGTCTGGTTTTTTCGGCTTCGAGGCCAGGCACTACAGCCTTTTTGAGGGATTCGACCGGGATATGACCCCTGCGGTGGACCTTCAGGCCCTCGTGACAGCCTTTGCCTTTAGGTCTGTCCTCCATTCTGAGGTCCGCCATGAACACATTCCGGACGATCCCGAGACGGAAAGCGAGCGGAGGCAGATCTTTTTCGGGGCAGCCATCGGGATCCCCACCTTTTTCGTGAGAAAGGGCACACGGAACGCCTTTTTGAAAAGGGTCATGGAAAGGACGGAAAAGGTGAGGGAGAGCAGGAGATATCCGGGCTTTCTCCGGGTGCATAACGATGAATACAGAAAGGCCCTCGTCCGCGTCCTCCGGGAGGACGGGGCCGATCTCATCGAGGATTTCGGTCTGGAGGACACGGTCAGGGATCTGTCCGAAAGGTTCGAACTGCACGGGGAAAAGGACGCACTTTCCCGCATTACCTCAGGGGTCATCCAGACCGCTGGCCAAAGGGATGCCTTCTCTTGTGAGGCGCGCGCCTTTAACGTGGCCGCTGAGCGATATTTCCGTACGACCCTTCGCCGCAGGCACGTAACAGAGGCTTACGCCTTTTTCAAGGAGACGATCCGATCCCTCGAGGGGTCAGGCGCCCTTGACGGGCGGCAGGAACGGGAATCAATCCGGGCCGTCCTCAAGGGGCGATCCGCTCTGGAGATCGTCCAGGAAGCGGAAAAGGACATCTGCCAGGATGCCGCCCACCTCGATTTGACCGTCCGGATCATCCATCTTCTCATTCTTGTAATCCACATCCTGGCGGGCCGAAACACGGCCGTGCATCCATTCGAGGAGATCATTTCCCATGATGCACCAGTATATCGAACGGGAATCGGGTAGGATCCGTACCGAGGTCTTCTTTGGTGAATCGCTCGTGAAGTTTCTCTATGGTCCGGTTCGTGAAAATGCCCCGGCCCTGTTTGATATCCTCACGTCGGCACGCATATCCTCCTTTCTGGGATTTCTGAACTACGATGTCTTTCTCGGCCAGCGCATCAACAGGCGTTTTTTCCAGGACTTAGGGATCGACCTCTCCGAGTGTCTCGACCCACCACATACCCTTGACACGCCCCGAAAGGTCTTTGAGCGCAAGATCCGCTACTGGGAACTCCGGCCACTTGCGCATGGACAGGATAGTATCCTTTCCCCTGCTGATGCGAAGGCATTCGTGGGCTCCCTTCGAAAGTCATCGAGCCTGTTCGTCAAGGGGAAGTTTTTCGATCTCGCGGAGCTCCTCGGAGAGGAAAGAGGCGGCTGGGTCCCTGCCTTCCAGGATGGGGACTTCGCCGTATTTCGGCTGACGCCTGAAAAATACCACTACAACCACGTCCCGGTCTCTGGAAAGGTCCTCGACATCTACGAGATCCCCGGGAGATATCATTCCTGCCATCCGGAGGCGGTCCTCTCGATTCCCACCCCCTATTCCAAAAACAAGAGGGTGGTGACGATCCTGGATACGGACCTGCCCGGGGGGACCGGGGTCGGCCTCGTCGCCATGGTAGAGATCGTGGCCCTCATGATCGGTGGGATCGAGCAGTGCTACAGCGAAGAGCGTTACGACTACCCACAACCGATCACACGCGGGCTCTTTCTTCGGGCAGGCTGTCCCAAGAGCCTCTTTCGCCCTGGGAGCAGCACGGTGATCCTGCTCTTTCAGAAGGATCGGGTCATTTTCGAGGAGGACATCCTTCGTAATCAGAACACTGTCAACGTGGAGAGTCGCTACAGCCTCGGGTTAGGCCGCCCGGTGGTGGAGACAGAGGTCCGTGTTCGATCTGCAGTCGCACGGGCGAGGAAGGTCAGGTCATGACGATCTCTGCCCTCGTTTTTCTCGCCGGGCTTTCCGTCTTTTTGGGCATATCTCTTTTTTGGGGCATACGCGTCCTTCCGGGTGAGAGGTGGCAGATGCTCGCCTCAGTGCCCATTGTCAAGGAAAAGGACGGGACATGGTCCGGCCTAAACCTGACCTATTATGGTGCGCTCACGGCAAATTCCTATGTCCTTGCTGCGGCGGTCTTTCTCGTCCTTCTCGCCTCGGTCGGGGTCCCGGTCTGGCTCTCTGTTTCCGGGGTCGTCCTGGTCCTTGTCGTCTGCATGCCCCTTTCACGGGTCATCGCGGGGGTCGTTGAAGGAAAGCGCCACACCTTTACCGTGGGCGGGGCGTCTTTTGCCGGGCTCATGCTGGGACCGCCGGTCTTTTGGGGCCTGAACGCCGTGGCAGATGCCCTTGGGGCCGGCGCGGTGGAGGTGGCCCCGGCGGTCACGGCCATGGCAGTCGCCTATGCCTTTGGGGAAGGGTTGGGAAGGCTCGCCTGCCTGAGCTTCGGGTGCTGTTACGGACGGAGGCTGGAGGAGGCGCCCCGCTTTCTTCAGCGGATGCTCATGGGCTGGGGTACGGTCTTTACGGGAAAGACCAAGAAGGCGGCCTACGAGTCCGGGCTGGACGGGGTGAGGCTCGTCCCGGTACAGGCCAT includes these proteins:
- a CDS encoding phosphatidylserine decarboxylase; translation: MMHQYIERESGRIRTEVFFGESLVKFLYGPVRENAPALFDILTSARISSFLGFLNYDVFLGQRINRRFFQDLGIDLSECLDPPHTLDTPRKVFERKIRYWELRPLAHGQDSILSPADAKAFVGSLRKSSSLFVKGKFFDLAELLGEERGGWVPAFQDGDFAVFRLTPEKYHYNHVPVSGKVLDIYEIPGRYHSCHPEAVLSIPTPYSKNKRVVTILDTDLPGGTGVGLVAMVEIVALMIGGIEQCYSEERYDYPQPITRGLFLRAGCPKSLFRPGSSTVILLFQKDRVIFEEDILRNQNTVNVESRYSLGLGRPVVETEVRVRSAVARARKVRS
- a CDS encoding prolipoprotein diacylglyceryl transferase, with the protein product MTISALVFLAGLSVFLGISLFWGIRVLPGERWQMLASVPIVKEKDGTWSGLNLTYYGALTANSYVLAAAVFLVLLASVGVPVWLSVSGVVLVLVVCMPLSRVIAGVVEGKRHTFTVGGASFAGLMLGPPVFWGLNAVADALGAGAVEVAPAVTAMAVAYAFGEGLGRLACLSFGCCYGRRLEEAPRFLQRMLMGWGTVFTGKTKKAAYESGLDGVRLVPVQAMTAVLYAGTGLVSTGLFLLGWYRWAFLLAVLVTQGWRAWSETLRADFRGGGRISAYQCMAVAAMAYAVLLAWFLPDGSGRSDVLMGMKAVSNLPTVLFLQGLWIVSFLYTGRSSVTGSKVTFYVFSERI